Proteins encoded within one genomic window of Schaalia sp. HMT-172:
- the add gene encoding adenosine deaminase, with the protein MSTDVTREFAFGLPKAELHLHLEGTLEPDLKLALARKNGVDIGQATVEEVQATYRFNDLTSFLAVYYPAMDVLQDEDDFYALAAAYFRRARANGVVRAECFFDPQAHTSRGIEIDTVIRGYHRAVVEARETGLSADLILCFLRDMSAESALETLQSALPYKHMFIGVGLDSDERDNPPTKFARVFELAREAGLHVTMHCDIDQVGSINNIRAALTELGAQRLDHGTNIVEDPSLVAYARDHGIGLTSCPLSNSFVTKEMKGKEIIELTAAGVKVSINSDDPAYFGGYVGDNYLALAQRFDLGRADLERIARNSIDIAWIPDEQKKAMRARIDSFVAQH; encoded by the coding sequence ATGAGCACCGACGTCACCCGCGAGTTCGCGTTTGGCCTGCCCAAGGCCGAGCTACACCTGCACCTGGAGGGCACCCTCGAGCCCGACCTGAAGCTGGCCCTGGCACGCAAGAACGGCGTGGATATTGGCCAGGCCACCGTCGAAGAAGTGCAGGCCACCTACCGCTTCAACGACCTGACCTCCTTCCTGGCCGTCTACTATCCCGCGATGGACGTCCTGCAGGACGAGGACGACTTCTACGCGCTGGCGGCCGCCTACTTCCGGCGTGCGCGCGCCAACGGCGTCGTGCGAGCCGAGTGCTTCTTCGACCCCCAAGCACACACCAGCCGCGGCATCGAGATCGACACCGTCATCCGCGGCTACCACCGCGCCGTCGTCGAAGCGCGCGAGACCGGTCTGTCCGCCGACCTCATCCTCTGTTTCCTGCGTGACATGAGCGCCGAGTCAGCGCTCGAGACCCTCCAGTCGGCCCTGCCCTACAAGCACATGTTCATCGGCGTGGGGCTGGACTCCGACGAGCGAGACAACCCGCCCACCAAGTTCGCCCGGGTCTTCGAGCTGGCGCGCGAGGCCGGCCTGCACGTGACGATGCACTGCGACATCGACCAGGTCGGCTCCATCAACAACATCCGCGCGGCGCTCACCGAGCTGGGCGCGCAGCGCCTGGACCACGGCACGAACATCGTGGAGGACCCTTCCCTGGTCGCCTACGCGCGAGACCACGGCATCGGCCTGACCTCCTGCCCCCTGTCCAACTCCTTCGTCACGAAGGAGATGAAGGGCAAAGAGATCATCGAACTGACCGCCGCCGGCGTGAAGGTCAGCATCAACTCCGACGACCCGGCCTACTTCGGAGGCTACGTCGGCGACAACTACCTGGCGCTCGCGCAGCGCTTCGACCTTGGCCGCGCGGACCTGGAGCGCATCGCCCGCAACTCCATCGACATTGCCTGGATCCCGGACGAACAGAAGAAGGCGATGCGCGCGCGCATCGACAGCTTCGTCGCACAGCACTGA
- a CDS encoding sugar O-acetyltransferase — translation MTIAPGTNFEDPRFRDDSRTPAQRMRDGDYYIADDELCALTKRAVRLLSLYEQAHPTDPDIARYLLAQVLGEVGEDIDIRPPLRVDYGHNITIGDGSWINYGLTVLDVAPVVIGADVLIGPNCSLYTAIHPIEPGPRRAKWESAAPITLEDNVWLGGSVVVCPGVTIGENSIIGAGAVVTRSVPANSIAVGNPARVIKELDPNAPRALQAARVGVVDERTTGKQA, via the coding sequence ATGACCATCGCACCGGGAACAAACTTCGAGGACCCTCGATTCCGCGACGACTCGCGCACGCCCGCGCAGCGCATGCGCGACGGCGACTATTACATCGCCGACGACGAGCTCTGCGCACTCACGAAGCGCGCGGTACGCCTCCTGAGCCTCTACGAACAGGCGCACCCCACCGACCCGGACATCGCCCGCTACCTGCTCGCCCAGGTCCTCGGCGAGGTGGGGGAGGACATCGACATTCGCCCGCCCCTGCGCGTCGACTACGGGCACAACATCACCATCGGTGACGGATCCTGGATCAACTACGGCCTGACTGTTCTCGATGTAGCCCCGGTCGTCATCGGTGCCGACGTCCTCATCGGCCCCAACTGCTCGCTCTACACCGCGATCCACCCGATCGAGCCCGGGCCTCGTCGCGCCAAGTGGGAGTCCGCCGCCCCGATCACCCTCGAAGATAACGTGTGGCTGGGCGGCTCCGTCGTCGTCTGCCCGGGCGTCACCATCGGCGAAAACTCGATCATCGGAGCCGGGGCCGTCGTCACCCGCTCCGTTCCCGCCAACTCCATCGCCGTGGGCAACCCCGCCCGCGTCATCAAGGAACTCGACCCGAACGCCCCGCGCGCGCTCCAGGCCGCCCGAGTCGGCGTCGTCGATGAGCGAACCACGGGGAAACAAGCATGA
- a CDS encoding gamma-glutamyl-gamma-aminobutyrate hydrolase family protein yields MTNHTKPTLLISNVLPARPGDEAYNNICMRLWDRLLEAALPTWNVIREYAQEDGAEGATLRASAADAIIIMGGEDVHPAHYGASQGYKREGRHWYRADLGQLALVDYAARTGTPLLGICRGMQIINTAFGGTLEQDIADGTHSNPTILSDHRFVRHSARVDADSHLERALAPVLTDSELVISSAHHQRVARLGDTLRVSAYAPDGTVEAIESPDAPIIGVQWHPEDPAADIAQLHCLLGHLDARRVPRLEKASTTLVA; encoded by the coding sequence ATGACGAACCACACGAAGCCGACGTTGTTGATTTCCAACGTCCTGCCGGCACGGCCGGGGGACGAGGCATACAACAACATCTGCATGCGCCTGTGGGATCGTCTGCTTGAGGCCGCGCTGCCCACCTGGAACGTCATCCGCGAATACGCGCAGGAAGACGGAGCCGAGGGCGCCACGCTGCGCGCCAGCGCCGCCGACGCGATCATCATCATGGGCGGCGAAGACGTCCACCCCGCCCACTACGGAGCCTCCCAGGGCTACAAGCGTGAGGGGCGTCACTGGTACCGCGCCGACCTCGGACAGCTCGCCCTCGTCGACTACGCTGCCCGAACCGGCACACCGCTGCTGGGCATTTGCCGCGGTATGCAGATCATCAACACCGCGTTCGGCGGCACCCTCGAACAGGACATCGCCGACGGCACCCACTCCAACCCCACGATCCTCTCCGATCACCGATTCGTGCGCCACAGCGCGCGCGTCGACGCCGACAGCCACCTCGAGCGCGCCCTGGCGCCCGTCCTCACCGACTCCGAGCTAGTTATTTCGTCGGCGCACCACCAGCGCGTCGCACGCCTTGGCGACACCCTGCGCGTGAGCGCCTACGCCCCCGACGGAACCGTCGAGGCCATCGAATCTCCCGACGCCCCGATCATCGGCGTGCAGTGGCACCCCGAGGACCCCGCCGCCGACATCGCCCAGCTGCATTGCCTGCTCGGCCACCTCGATGCGCGCCGCGTCCCCCGACTCGAGAAGGCGTCCACTACCCTGGTCGCATGA
- a CDS encoding SatD family protein: MTLRYAVIADIVGSRTLTNRAEAQGIFEAALERAAEGLALLEAPYPTVGDEFQAVAYSLEDALLFTLRAQLLLPPQLQLRFGIGAGRIEEFSSGVHRQAPSRPRAGEGASLQDGSAWWAARSAINRAHDVQDSSNPFIRTWFVAHASVESYMSSSCQTSVNALLSLRDHAILKLSARHRRITASLLLGKTQVEIARVEKLSQQAISDFARGTGAGLIQSSLLIAEAARA; encoded by the coding sequence GTGACTCTGCGATACGCTGTCATTGCTGACATCGTGGGCTCTCGTACGTTGACCAATCGTGCAGAGGCTCAGGGAATCTTTGAAGCAGCCCTCGAGAGGGCGGCGGAGGGGCTGGCCCTCCTCGAAGCTCCCTATCCGACGGTGGGCGATGAGTTCCAAGCGGTTGCGTACTCGCTCGAAGATGCGTTGCTCTTCACCTTGCGTGCCCAGCTCCTGCTTCCGCCCCAGCTTCAGCTTCGCTTTGGTATCGGCGCCGGACGTATTGAGGAGTTCTCCTCCGGCGTGCATCGCCAGGCTCCCTCGCGCCCGCGGGCGGGGGAGGGTGCTTCCCTCCAGGACGGATCGGCGTGGTGGGCGGCGCGCTCCGCGATCAACCGTGCACACGACGTCCAAGACTCCTCGAACCCCTTCATTCGCACCTGGTTTGTGGCTCATGCCTCCGTCGAAAGCTACATGTCCTCGAGCTGCCAGACCAGTGTCAATGCGCTGCTGAGCCTGCGCGACCACGCGATCCTCAAGCTGTCGGCCCGTCATCGCCGCATCACCGCCTCGCTGCTGCTGGGCAAGACGCAGGTGGAAATCGCCCGCGTTGAGAAGCTCTCACAGCAGGCCATTTCCGACTTCGCTCGCGGTACGGGAGCGGGGCTTATCCAGTCGTCTCTCCTCATCGCGGAGGCCGCCCGTGCATGA
- a CDS encoding peptide deformylase, with translation MSVLPICITGEPVLHRIADPVERFDSSLTDLVADMIDTMHEAPGVGLAAPQVGVGLQLFVWSYRGGGPFDRRYRDALALDRAPTLGFNDAMSGVVVNPTLDLVWDEAGAGAILPAQPDIADEAEGCLSVPGVTYPLRRALGAILRGYDANGRPITVAARGWLARIFQHEYDHLRGTLYVDRLEEPYGQMAAELAHSKGWGRPGYTWTPGERT, from the coding sequence ATGAGCGTCCTGCCGATCTGCATCACGGGCGAGCCAGTCCTGCACAGGATCGCCGACCCCGTCGAACGTTTCGATTCCTCCCTGACCGACCTCGTCGCCGACATGATCGACACCATGCACGAGGCCCCCGGCGTGGGGCTGGCCGCCCCCCAGGTCGGCGTCGGGCTCCAGCTTTTCGTCTGGTCGTACCGGGGAGGCGGGCCCTTCGACAGGCGCTACCGTGACGCCCTCGCCCTGGACCGCGCCCCCACCCTCGGCTTCAACGACGCGATGAGCGGCGTCGTCGTCAACCCCACGCTTGACCTCGTCTGGGACGAGGCCGGTGCGGGCGCGATCCTCCCCGCCCAGCCAGACATCGCCGACGAGGCCGAGGGCTGCCTGTCGGTCCCCGGCGTGACCTATCCGCTGCGCCGCGCGCTCGGCGCCATCCTGCGCGGCTACGACGCGAATGGGCGCCCGATCACGGTGGCCGCGCGTGGCTGGCTCGCGCGCATCTTCCAGCACGAATACGACCACCTCCGAGGAACCCTCTACGTCGACCGCCTGGAGGAGCCCTACGGGCAGATGGCCGCGGAGCTCGCGCACTCCAAGGGCTGGGGACGCCCCGGATACACGTGGACCCCGGGGGAGCGAACCTAA
- a CDS encoding aldose-1-epimerase: MVRYGASGREVVLRDGGYEARIVTVGAGLAGLTYRGHKVIVPHRVDECPPAYLGKVLMPWPNRVAGGAYSWEGTSYDLPVDEPAFGTSLHGFVAFQDWQVDRADASCVQLSTLIAARYSYPWTLLASARYSLDARAGLAVELSATNVGQGTAPLGVGFHPYLAIDGIRADDLELTNPASIIYEADASMIPVAAHDVAGFGLDFRSPARIGEAGLDHCFAGLPPGTWTVTLRDPDSGVGVSLSSDARWLQVYTADNIGRVGVAVEPMSCPPNAFNSGTDVVALGAGQTHTLSASIRAAQG; encoded by the coding sequence ATGGTCAGGTACGGCGCGTCGGGGCGCGAAGTGGTGCTGCGCGACGGCGGCTACGAGGCGCGGATTGTCACGGTCGGCGCGGGTCTGGCCGGCCTGACGTATCGGGGCCACAAGGTGATCGTCCCCCACCGCGTGGACGAGTGCCCTCCCGCATACTTGGGAAAGGTCCTCATGCCCTGGCCGAACCGCGTGGCCGGCGGCGCCTACTCGTGGGAGGGGACGAGCTACGACCTGCCCGTCGACGAGCCGGCCTTCGGGACGTCCCTGCACGGTTTCGTGGCCTTCCAGGACTGGCAGGTCGACCGTGCCGACGCGTCCTGCGTGCAGCTCAGCACGCTCATCGCGGCTCGCTATTCCTATCCGTGGACGCTTCTCGCGTCCGCGCGTTACAGCCTGGACGCGCGGGCGGGCCTCGCCGTTGAGCTGTCCGCGACGAACGTCGGGCAGGGCACGGCTCCCCTCGGCGTCGGGTTCCACCCGTACCTGGCCATCGACGGCATCCGCGCGGACGACCTCGAGCTCACCAACCCAGCATCGATCATCTACGAGGCGGACGCGAGCATGATCCCGGTGGCCGCGCACGACGTGGCGGGCTTCGGCCTGGATTTCCGCTCCCCGGCACGAATCGGCGAGGCCGGGTTGGATCACTGTTTCGCGGGGCTGCCGCCGGGGACCTGGACTGTGACGCTGCGCGACCCCGACTCCGGCGTGGGGGTCTCGCTCTCGTCCGATGCGCGCTGGCTGCAGGTCTACACGGCCGACAACATCGGCCGCGTGGGCGTGGCCGTCGAGCCGATGAGCTGCCCGCCCAACGCCTTCAACTCCGGCACGGACGTCGTCGCGCTGGGCGCGGGACAGACCCACACGCTGAGCGCATCCATCCGCGCCGCGCAGGGCTAG
- the hrcA gene encoding heat-inducible transcriptional repressor HrcA, with the protein MARNSAQSRRLDVLRAIVTQYVATREPVGSKAIAAGGLGVSSATIRNDMAVLEEAGLIYQPHTSAGRVPTDRGYRVFVDRLAQLKPMSAPERQALEAFLSESVDIDDVVERSVRLLAQVTHQVALVQYPGSRVRTLKHLEVLAIAPGRILTVVITTDGEVGERTLTLDTPLDDAQLLAVRDHLRTHCDAATSQTARSCVDAATASSRPELAAAVVAVGSALTEVLTGAGEAKIVVAGAANLARGALDFRDIAPVLDALEEQVVLMRLFSEADPDEDLHVSIGAENPHDALAEAAVVTGTYRAGADESGGSAHLGIVGPMRMDYARTMSSVRAVAAYLSRYLAREANN; encoded by the coding sequence ATGGCACGCAACAGCGCGCAAAGCCGCAGGCTCGACGTCCTGCGGGCCATCGTCACCCAGTACGTGGCCACCCGCGAACCAGTCGGCTCCAAAGCCATCGCAGCTGGGGGACTGGGCGTCTCCTCCGCGACGATCCGCAACGACATGGCGGTCCTGGAGGAAGCGGGCCTCATCTACCAGCCGCACACCTCCGCTGGCCGGGTCCCGACCGACCGCGGCTACCGCGTCTTCGTCGACCGCCTTGCCCAGCTCAAGCCCATGAGCGCCCCGGAACGCCAGGCCCTGGAGGCCTTCCTCTCCGAGTCCGTCGACATCGACGACGTCGTGGAACGCTCCGTCCGCCTCCTCGCGCAGGTCACCCACCAGGTCGCCCTCGTGCAGTACCCGGGTTCGCGCGTGCGCACCCTCAAACACCTCGAGGTCCTCGCCATCGCGCCGGGGCGCATCCTCACCGTCGTCATCACGACGGACGGCGAGGTGGGGGAGCGGACTCTCACCCTCGACACGCCCCTCGACGACGCCCAGCTGCTCGCCGTGCGCGACCATCTGCGCACCCACTGTGACGCCGCCACCTCGCAGACCGCGCGCTCCTGCGTGGACGCTGCCACGGCCTCGTCCAGGCCCGAACTCGCGGCGGCCGTCGTCGCGGTCGGCTCCGCGCTCACCGAGGTGCTCACCGGCGCGGGAGAGGCAAAGATCGTCGTCGCCGGAGCCGCCAACCTGGCGCGCGGCGCCCTCGACTTCCGTGACATCGCCCCCGTCCTGGACGCGCTCGAAGAGCAGGTCGTCCTCATGCGCCTCTTCTCCGAGGCAGACCCCGACGAAGACCTGCACGTGAGCATCGGCGCGGAAAATCCGCACGACGCCCTGGCCGAGGCCGCCGTCGTCACGGGCACCTACCGGGCCGGCGCGGACGAGAGCGGCGGCTCCGCCCACCTGGGCATCGTGGGCCCCATGAGGATGGACTACGCGCGCACCATGAGCTCCGTGCGAGCCGTCGCCGCCTACCTGTCCCGGTACCTGGCCCGAGAGGCAAACAACTGA
- the dnaJ gene encoding molecular chaperone DnaJ, protein MRDYYEVLGVARDASQDEIKKAYRKLARKLHPDYAGADSEEAFKELSVAYETLSDPEKRQMYDIGGPDALHGGGAGGGAPFTGFSDIFEAMFTGGFGASSQGPASRVRRGKDQQVTVDITLEDAAFGAAKEVSFKTHVLCDTCHGAMCQPGTSPEQCTTCHGSGFVTQIQNSLFGRMQTQAPCPTCQGFGSTIAQPCTECSGAGRIPTRRTLNINIPAGASEGTQIRVSGEAEVGMGGGPNGDLYLLIREKKHPVFDRRGDDLHTWITIPMTTAALGTEFELDTLDGKKTVTINAGTQPNDDIVLEGLGVGHLQRSGRGAMHVHVDVEIPKKLDETSRSLLEQLAKARGEVRVEPHRQQPTFFDKLRDTFMG, encoded by the coding sequence GTGAGAGACTACTACGAGGTCCTCGGCGTCGCTCGAGACGCCAGCCAGGACGAGATCAAGAAGGCGTACCGCAAGCTGGCGCGTAAGCTCCACCCCGACTACGCGGGTGCTGACTCGGAGGAAGCCTTCAAGGAGCTGTCGGTCGCCTACGAGACCCTGTCCGACCCCGAGAAGCGCCAGATGTACGACATCGGCGGCCCCGACGCCTTGCACGGCGGCGGCGCGGGTGGGGGCGCCCCCTTCACGGGCTTCTCCGACATCTTCGAGGCCATGTTCACCGGTGGCTTCGGCGCCTCCTCGCAGGGCCCGGCCTCGCGCGTGCGACGCGGCAAAGACCAGCAGGTCACCGTCGACATCACCCTCGAGGACGCAGCATTCGGCGCCGCAAAGGAAGTCTCCTTCAAGACGCACGTTCTGTGCGACACCTGCCACGGCGCGATGTGCCAGCCGGGCACCTCCCCCGAGCAGTGCACGACCTGCCACGGTTCCGGTTTCGTCACGCAGATCCAGAACTCGCTCTTTGGGCGCATGCAAACCCAGGCTCCCTGCCCCACGTGTCAGGGGTTCGGCTCCACGATCGCCCAGCCCTGCACGGAGTGCTCCGGCGCGGGACGCATTCCCACGCGCCGCACCCTCAACATCAACATTCCGGCCGGCGCCAGCGAGGGCACGCAGATCCGCGTGAGTGGCGAGGCGGAGGTCGGCATGGGCGGCGGCCCGAACGGCGACCTGTACCTGCTGATCCGCGAGAAGAAGCACCCTGTCTTCGACCGTCGCGGGGACGACCTGCACACGTGGATCACGATCCCGATGACGACCGCCGCCCTGGGCACCGAGTTCGAGCTGGACACGCTGGACGGCAAGAAGACGGTGACGATCAACGCCGGAACGCAGCCCAACGACGACATCGTCTTGGAGGGGCTCGGCGTCGGGCACCTGCAGCGCTCGGGTCGCGGCGCGATGCACGTGCACGTGGATGTGGAGATCCCCAAGAAGCTGGACGAGACCTCGCGCAGCCTCCTCGAGCAGCTGGCCAAGGCGCGCGGCGAAGTCCGCGTCGAGCCGCACCGTCAGCAGCCGACGTTCTTCGACAAGCTGCGCGACACTTTCATGGGCTGA
- a CDS encoding aminopeptidase C, whose amino-acid sequence MAHEITDELVERLHAYTDTARTVARNAVSHAGVEPVAFDRAKVVATPTVVSHKVDDWKVTSQKKSGRCWLFSSLNLLRSTTRTHLGVKDFEFSQNYVLFWDKFERANFFLTDVIATASTEDLDGRLLQFLLGDVLSDGGQWDMAVSLYLKHGLVPKTAMPETESSSHTAPMNARLKVVLRRTALELRALVAAGASEGEIDEVKEAALADVWRILVICLGEPPVSFEWEWRDDAGEFHRDGVLTPREFYQRYVDVDLTQYVCLVDDPRAEHPKGHTLTVDHMGNVVGGRPILYVNAPVEQIRTITASILASGRAVWFGADCGKQSDRASGLFVDGLYDYDNLFGVDFSTSKEQRVNTGESAMNHAMLFTGVDIDEAGQARRFRVENSWGEEPGEKGFFTMDAAWFDANVFEVAVHVDDLPEELRAVIAEEPTHLPAWDPMGALA is encoded by the coding sequence ATGGCACACGAGATCACAGACGAGCTGGTCGAACGCCTCCACGCCTACACGGACACCGCCCGCACGGTCGCACGCAACGCCGTCTCCCACGCCGGTGTCGAACCCGTCGCCTTCGACCGCGCCAAGGTCGTCGCCACCCCCACCGTCGTCTCCCACAAGGTGGATGACTGGAAGGTCACCTCGCAGAAGAAGTCCGGACGTTGCTGGCTCTTCTCCTCCCTCAACCTCCTGCGCTCCACGACCCGCACACACCTGGGCGTCAAGGACTTCGAGTTCTCGCAGAACTACGTCCTCTTCTGGGACAAGTTCGAGCGTGCCAACTTCTTCCTCACCGACGTCATCGCCACCGCCTCGACGGAGGACCTCGACGGCCGCCTCCTGCAGTTCCTGCTCGGCGACGTGCTCTCCGACGGTGGCCAGTGGGACATGGCCGTGTCCCTCTACCTCAAGCACGGCCTCGTTCCCAAGACCGCGATGCCCGAAACCGAGTCCTCCAGCCATACCGCCCCGATGAACGCGCGCCTCAAGGTCGTCCTGCGCCGCACCGCCCTGGAGCTGCGCGCGCTCGTGGCCGCCGGAGCGTCCGAGGGCGAGATCGACGAGGTCAAGGAGGCGGCCCTGGCCGACGTGTGGCGTATCCTCGTCATCTGCCTGGGAGAGCCGCCGGTCTCGTTTGAGTGGGAATGGCGCGACGATGCGGGCGAGTTCCACCGCGACGGCGTGCTCACCCCGCGCGAGTTCTACCAGCGCTACGTGGACGTGGACCTGACCCAGTACGTGTGCCTCGTCGATGACCCGCGCGCCGAGCACCCCAAGGGGCACACCCTCACCGTCGACCACATGGGAAACGTCGTGGGCGGGCGCCCGATCCTCTACGTCAACGCCCCCGTCGAGCAGATCCGTACCATCACCGCTTCCATCCTGGCTTCGGGCCGCGCCGTGTGGTTCGGCGCCGACTGCGGCAAACAGTCCGACCGCGCCTCCGGCCTGTTCGTCGACGGCCTCTACGACTACGACAACCTGTTCGGCGTGGACTTTTCCACCTCGAAGGAGCAGCGCGTGAATACCGGCGAGTCCGCGATGAACCACGCGATGCTCTTCACCGGCGTCGACATTGACGAGGCAGGGCAGGCGCGCCGCTTCCGCGTGGAGAACTCCTGGGGCGAAGAGCCCGGCGAGAAGGGATTCTTCACCATGGACGCCGCCTGGTTCGACGCCAACGTCTTCGAGGTCGCCGTCCACGTGGACGACCTGCCCGAGGAGCTGCGCGCCGTCATCGCCGAGGAGCCGACGCACCTGCCGGCATGGGACCCGATGGGCGCACTGGCCTGA
- a CDS encoding 16S rRNA (uracil(1498)-N(3))-methyltransferase translates to MTLPVFLGDDLTPAPSSLSVGERAALSGSEGRHAASVRRIGAGEWVDVVDGAGLRLRCEVSGADKSSLSLIVREVVQEESTRPQIVLVQALAKGGRDEAAVEICTEIGIDRVIPWASRRAIVQWKGPKAEKGRVKWEGVARAAAKQSRRAFVPAVEDVKDSRELASWVRALTDEAGVAFVCHEEATVSLGAALAHVQDSCADGTLPARIALIVGPEGGIDAEEKAQLVDAGARVIGLGANVLRSSTAGAVALTLIRAAAGKY, encoded by the coding sequence ATGACGCTCCCCGTTTTTCTCGGTGACGACCTCACTCCCGCGCCCTCGTCCCTGTCGGTGGGGGAGCGGGCGGCCCTGTCCGGCTCGGAGGGGCGCCACGCAGCCTCCGTGCGTCGCATCGGCGCCGGGGAATGGGTGGACGTCGTCGACGGAGCAGGCCTGCGTCTGCGCTGCGAGGTGAGCGGCGCGGACAAGTCCTCGCTCTCGCTTATCGTGCGCGAGGTGGTCCAGGAAGAGTCGACGCGCCCGCAGATCGTGCTCGTCCAGGCGCTCGCCAAGGGTGGGCGTGACGAGGCCGCCGTGGAAATCTGCACCGAGATCGGTATCGACCGGGTCATTCCCTGGGCCTCCCGGCGTGCGATCGTCCAGTGGAAGGGGCCCAAGGCCGAGAAGGGTCGCGTCAAGTGGGAGGGCGTCGCGCGAGCCGCCGCGAAGCAGTCGCGCCGCGCCTTCGTCCCGGCCGTGGAGGACGTCAAGGACAGTCGTGAGTTGGCCTCCTGGGTGCGCGCCCTCACGGACGAGGCCGGGGTGGCCTTCGTGTGTCACGAGGAGGCCACGGTCTCGCTCGGGGCCGCGCTCGCCCACGTCCAGGACTCGTGCGCCGATGGGACGCTCCCCGCGCGGATCGCACTCATCGTGGGGCCCGAGGGCGGAATCGACGCCGAGGAGAAGGCGCAGCTCGTGGACGCCGGTGCCCGCGTGATCGGCTTGGGGGCCAACGTGCTGCGCTCCTCGACGGCCGGCGCGGTCGCCCTGACGCTCATCCGCGCCGCGGCTGGGAAATACTAG
- a CDS encoding DUF3097 family protein — protein sequence MRTTDPYGHDIFAHDPHRDGPGARRPRSVAVHVEIGMVLEDVGSGWVGAVTRVEKSGGVYLVELEDRRGVRRSFPLGPGFWLDGRPIEALPPKPKPAQASPGVQLSASGRRITNSGSFAPASSAPTVAKRSRIWVEGRHDAELVQHVWGEDLAAAGIAVQLLEGVDNLEDVLEVFGPTDTARAGVLVDHMVPGSKESRIAEAVSARWPGAVLVLGHPFVDIWQAVKPERVGLRAWPDVPRGIDIKHGTLDALGWPHADQRDIAMGWKRILSTVRTYRDLEPALLGRVEELIDFVTVPWAQ from the coding sequence GTGAGAACAACAGACCCCTACGGGCATGACATCTTCGCCCACGACCCGCACCGCGACGGACCGGGAGCGCGTCGCCCCCGATCGGTGGCTGTTCATGTCGAGATCGGCATGGTCCTCGAAGACGTGGGATCGGGCTGGGTCGGTGCGGTCACACGCGTCGAAAAGTCCGGCGGTGTCTACCTGGTCGAGCTCGAAGATCGGCGCGGGGTGCGTCGCTCCTTCCCCCTCGGTCCCGGCTTCTGGCTCGACGGGCGCCCCATCGAGGCCCTTCCTCCCAAGCCGAAGCCAGCCCAGGCCTCGCCCGGGGTGCAGCTGAGCGCCTCGGGTCGCCGGATCACCAATTCGGGGTCCTTCGCGCCAGCCTCCAGCGCCCCCACGGTCGCCAAACGCTCGCGAATCTGGGTGGAGGGGCGCCACGATGCCGAGCTCGTCCAGCACGTGTGGGGCGAGGATCTGGCCGCGGCCGGCATCGCCGTCCAGCTGCTCGAGGGCGTGGACAATCTCGAGGATGTCCTTGAGGTCTTCGGTCCCACCGACACCGCCCGCGCGGGTGTGCTTGTCGACCACATGGTGCCCGGTTCGAAAGAATCGCGTATCGCCGAGGCCGTCTCGGCGCGCTGGCCGGGCGCTGTCCTGGTACTCGGGCACCCCTTCGTCGACATCTGGCAGGCCGTCAAGCCCGAGCGCGTGGGCCTGCGCGCCTGGCCCGACGTGCCGCGCGGCATTGATATCAAGCATGGCACGCTGGACGCACTCGGCTGGCCGCACGCCGACCAGCGCGATATTGCGATGGGGTGGAAGCGAATCCTGTCCACCGTGCGCACCTATCGCGACCTGGAGCCCGCCCTGCTCGGCCGCGTCGAGGAGCTCATCGACTTCGTGACGGTGCCCTGGGCGCAGTGA